The Prinia subflava isolate CZ2003 ecotype Zambia chromosome 5, Cam_Psub_1.2, whole genome shotgun sequence genome window below encodes:
- the ANKRD9 gene encoding ankyrin repeat domain-containing protein 9, which translates to MGGRGAGAAANRRCPDSSPVLTDLHRPAGGAIKGPRGGARRSRLSTAADTARAAPRHRRRGPGRWWEAAPGGARPHAMPWSVRWVGGCGAQSQKQCKKSSFAFYQAVRDLLPVWFLEDMRTMEVFHWEDGGKVSVYSPSEALLYALVHDHQPYARHLLTKFPQSALAVPSQSFSCCQSAPHLAMAVRYNRVRVLFRILKAIQALPPGDRAAHLDRQGCSRVEGGKTALHMACELVRPECLLLLLGHGAAPCLRDSAGNTPLDTLLQQISHMPAANMRAKLLCFDCLFFFVPQDLKFAMKQQLLDNRQQWQDLLGENRFQWLVGLAPPSLFVGAMRVLIRTIAPEHFPEALDNLPLPHFLKPLDLKLES; encoded by the exons ATGGGCGGCCGGGGCGCCGGGGCGGCGGCCAATCGGCGCTGTCCGGACAGTTCCCCGGTCCTGACCGACCTTCACCGCCCGGCCGGGGGGGCCATAAAAGGGCCCCGCGGCGGCGCGCGGCGCTCCCGCCTCTCCACTGCGGCGGACACGGCACGGGCGGCACCGCGGCACCGGCGGAGAG GTCCGGGCCGATGGTGGGAGGCAGCCCCCGGCGGAGCCCGGCCGCACGCCATGCCCTGGAGCGTCCGCTGGGTCGGCGGCTGCGGCGCCCAGTCCCAGAAGCAGTGCAAGAAATCCTCCTTCGCCTTCTACCAGGCGGTGAGGGACCTGCTGCCCGTCTGGTTCCTGGAGGACATGCGGACCATGGAGGTCTTCCACTGGGAGGACGGGGGCAAGGTGAGCGTGTACTCGCCCTCGGAGGCGCTGCTGTACGCGCTGGTGCACGACCACCAGCCCTACGCCCGGCACCTGCTCACTAAGTTCCCCCAGAGCgcgctggctgtgcccagccaaagcttcagctgctgccagtcaGCCCCGCACCTGGCCATGGCCGTCCGCTACAACCGCGTCCGGGTGCTCTTCCGAATCCTCAAGGCCATCCAGGCCTTGCCCCCGGGCGACAGAGCCGCCCACCTGGACCGCCAGGGCTGCAGCCGCGTGGAGGGCGGCAAGACGGCCTTGCACATGGCCTGCGAACTGGTGCGGCCCgagtgcctgctgctgctgctggggcacggCGCGGCGCCCTGCCTGCGGGACAGCGCCGGGAACACCCCCCTCgacaccctgctgcagcagatctCCCACATGCCGGCAGCTAACATGCGTGCCAAGCTCCTCTGCTTCGACTGCCTCTTCTTCTTCGTGCCTCAGGACCTCAAGTTTGCAATGAAACAGCAACTGTTGGACAACcggcagcagtggcaggaccTGCTGGGGGAGAACAGGTTCCAGTGGCTGGTGGGCTTAGCTCCCCCATCGCTGTTTGTTGGAGCCATGCGTGTCTTGATCAGGACCATTGCACCTGAGCACTTCCCGGAGGCTCTGGATaatctgcctctgcctcatttTCTAAAGCCTTTGGACTTGAAACTGGAGAGCTAG